One Rissa tridactyla isolate bRisTri1 chromosome 1, bRisTri1.patW.cur.20221130, whole genome shotgun sequence DNA segment encodes these proteins:
- the WNT5B gene encoding protein Wnt-5b isoform X2, translating to MTGPRLALAAALLCSCTSPVADANSWWSLAMNPIQRPEMYIIGAQPVCSQLPGLSPGQRKLCQLYQEHMVFIGEGARSAIKECQYQFRQRRWNCSTVDNTSVFGRVMKIGSRETAFTYAVSAAGVVNAISRACREGELSSCGCSRTARPKDLPRDWLWGGCGDNVEYGYRFAKEFVDAKEREKNYVRGSEEQARMLMNLQNNEAGRRAVYKLADVACKCHGVSGSCSLKTCWLQLADFRKVGDLLKEKYDSAAAMRISRKGKLELVNNRFNMPTQEDLVYVDPSPDYCLRNETTGSLGTQGRLCNKTSEGMDGCELMCCGRGYDQFKSVQVERCHCKFHWCCYVKCKKCTEIVDQYVCK from the exons ATGACCGGGCCGAGGCTGGCCCTCGCCGCCgccctcctctgcagctgcacctCGCCGGTGGCCGACGCCAACTCCTGGTG GTCTTTGGCCATGAACCCCATCCAGAGACCTGAGATGTACATCATCGGCGCGCAGCCGGTGTGCAGCCAGCTGCCGGGGCTCTCCCCCGGGCAGCGCAAGCTCTGCCAGCTCTACCAGGAGCACATGGTGTTCATCGGGGAAGGGGCCCGCAGTGCCATCAAGGAGTGCCAGTACCAGTTTCGGCAGCGGCGGTGGAACTGCAGCACGGTGGACAACACCTCCGTCTTCGGGAGGGTCATGAAAATAG GGAGCAGAGAGACCGCTTTCACCTACGCCGTCAGCGCTGCTGGGGTGGTGAACGCCATCAGCCGGGCTTGCCGTGAAGGAGAGCTCtccagctgtggctgcagccgGACCGCCCGGCCCAAGGACTTGCCCCGAGActggctgtggggtggctgcggGGATAACGTGGAGTATGGATATCGATTTGCCAAGGAGTTTGTGGATGccaaggagagggagaagaactACGTGAGAGGTTCAGAGGAGCAGGCTCGCATGCTGATGAACTTGCAGAACAACGAGGCTGGTCGCAGG GCTGTGTACAAGCTGGCGGACGTGGCCTGCAAGTGCCACGGCGTGTCGGGCTCCTGCAGCCTGaagacctgctggctgcagctggcTGACTTCCGCAAGGTGGGCGACCTGCTGAAGGAGAAGTATGACAGCGCTGCCGCCATGAGGATCAGCCGCAAGGGCAAGCTGGAGCTGGTGAACAACCGTTTCAACATGCCGACGCAAGAGGACCTGGTCTACGTCGACCCCAGCCCGGACTACTGCCTGCGCAATGAGACCACCGGCTCGCTGGGCACGCAGGGCCGCCTGTGCAACAAGACCTCGGAGGGCATGGATGGGTGCGAGCTGATGTGCTGTGGCCGGGGTTACGACCAGTTCAAGAGTGTCCAGGTGGAGCGCTGCCACTGCAAGTTCCATTGGTGCTGTTACGTCAAGTGTAAAAAGTGCACAGAGATCGTCGACCAGTACGTCTGTAAATGA
- the WNT5B gene encoding protein Wnt-5b isoform X1 gives MQGAPSRRPALRGLPQPRRRRPQPTMTGPRLALAAALLCSCTSPVADANSWWSLAMNPIQRPEMYIIGAQPVCSQLPGLSPGQRKLCQLYQEHMVFIGEGARSAIKECQYQFRQRRWNCSTVDNTSVFGRVMKIGSRETAFTYAVSAAGVVNAISRACREGELSSCGCSRTARPKDLPRDWLWGGCGDNVEYGYRFAKEFVDAKEREKNYVRGSEEQARMLMNLQNNEAGRRAVYKLADVACKCHGVSGSCSLKTCWLQLADFRKVGDLLKEKYDSAAAMRISRKGKLELVNNRFNMPTQEDLVYVDPSPDYCLRNETTGSLGTQGRLCNKTSEGMDGCELMCCGRGYDQFKSVQVERCHCKFHWCCYVKCKKCTEIVDQYVCK, from the exons GGCGCCCCGTCCCGGCGGCCGGCTCTgcgggggctgccccagccccgccgccgccgcccgcagcccaCCATGACCGGGCCGAGGCTGGCCCTCGCCGCCgccctcctctgcagctgcacctCGCCGGTGGCCGACGCCAACTCCTGGTG GTCTTTGGCCATGAACCCCATCCAGAGACCTGAGATGTACATCATCGGCGCGCAGCCGGTGTGCAGCCAGCTGCCGGGGCTCTCCCCCGGGCAGCGCAAGCTCTGCCAGCTCTACCAGGAGCACATGGTGTTCATCGGGGAAGGGGCCCGCAGTGCCATCAAGGAGTGCCAGTACCAGTTTCGGCAGCGGCGGTGGAACTGCAGCACGGTGGACAACACCTCCGTCTTCGGGAGGGTCATGAAAATAG GGAGCAGAGAGACCGCTTTCACCTACGCCGTCAGCGCTGCTGGGGTGGTGAACGCCATCAGCCGGGCTTGCCGTGAAGGAGAGCTCtccagctgtggctgcagccgGACCGCCCGGCCCAAGGACTTGCCCCGAGActggctgtggggtggctgcggGGATAACGTGGAGTATGGATATCGATTTGCCAAGGAGTTTGTGGATGccaaggagagggagaagaactACGTGAGAGGTTCAGAGGAGCAGGCTCGCATGCTGATGAACTTGCAGAACAACGAGGCTGGTCGCAGG GCTGTGTACAAGCTGGCGGACGTGGCCTGCAAGTGCCACGGCGTGTCGGGCTCCTGCAGCCTGaagacctgctggctgcagctggcTGACTTCCGCAAGGTGGGCGACCTGCTGAAGGAGAAGTATGACAGCGCTGCCGCCATGAGGATCAGCCGCAAGGGCAAGCTGGAGCTGGTGAACAACCGTTTCAACATGCCGACGCAAGAGGACCTGGTCTACGTCGACCCCAGCCCGGACTACTGCCTGCGCAATGAGACCACCGGCTCGCTGGGCACGCAGGGCCGCCTGTGCAACAAGACCTCGGAGGGCATGGATGGGTGCGAGCTGATGTGCTGTGGCCGGGGTTACGACCAGTTCAAGAGTGTCCAGGTGGAGCGCTGCCACTGCAAGTTCCATTGGTGCTGTTACGTCAAGTGTAAAAAGTGCACAGAGATCGTCGACCAGTACGTCTGTAAATGA